A part of Armatimonadota bacterium genomic DNA contains:
- a CDS encoding Zn-dependent oligopeptidase: MLLRTPLAAAALVLSLASQAQEIPQTIKDAVARADAVVAKIVALPAGERTFENTFVALDDASARLDGETSLFLFMQNVSTDAKTRDDARAAEEFVVNWSIDLGQREDLYNVLKSVADTRRPQLSGEAARLVDFSMRDYRRSGMALPKEKRDRLAAIEKELQKLGVDFETNIAEDQTKHPLTASELKGVPKEVLERQTKVGETYLLGFDGPTYGAVMDYCEVETTRQKMQWLYRRRGGQKNVDLLQKMLPLRWESSSMLGYKTFVDYVVETRMAKNAANIQKFYADLKPIVRKKALADFAEFSNAKRRMTKNPKAQLMPWDYSFVKNDLMRTKYQVDSQKVAEYFPMESVVKGLFDITQRLYGVEMVDVTSKAKELGMPVWHPDVKLYEFKDKSSGVLIGRMYTDLYPRDNKYSHAACWTLNVRHDFLDGKQSVPLCALVCNFTKGTKDKPSLLPHDEVETFFHEFGHGLHTLFSDTRFARFAGTGVSRDFVEAPSQMMENWVWNPTVLKTFAKHYKTGAPIPNTLLQSMNAAHALGSGIETESQIYLGEMDQTFHLAKDGKIDTTKAAWDVYDKDTLYKHVPGTYFQASFGHLVGYEGAYYGYLWSLVYAQDMFQRFEQLGVLDPKTGAYYRDKVLSKGGTKDETDLLKDYLGREPKMDAFLKHLGLKK; the protein is encoded by the coding sequence ATGCTGCTCAGAACCCCCTTGGCCGCGGCGGCCCTTGTCCTGTCCCTCGCCTCCCAAGCCCAAGAGATCCCCCAGACCATCAAAGACGCCGTGGCACGGGCGGACGCCGTCGTCGCCAAGATCGTAGCCCTGCCCGCCGGCGAACGGACCTTTGAGAACACTTTCGTAGCCCTCGACGACGCTTCGGCACGGCTGGACGGCGAGACGTCGCTGTTCCTCTTCATGCAGAACGTCTCGACCGACGCGAAGACCCGTGACGACGCCCGCGCCGCCGAAGAGTTCGTCGTCAACTGGTCGATCGACCTCGGTCAGCGCGAAGACCTCTACAACGTCCTCAAAAGCGTCGCCGACACCCGCCGTCCACAACTTTCCGGAGAAGCCGCGCGGCTCGTCGACTTCTCCATGCGCGACTATCGGCGCTCTGGCATGGCGCTTCCGAAGGAGAAGCGCGACCGGCTCGCCGCGATCGAAAAGGAGCTCCAGAAGCTCGGCGTCGACTTCGAGACCAACATCGCCGAAGACCAGACTAAACACCCGCTCACGGCCTCGGAGTTGAAGGGCGTGCCGAAGGAGGTCCTCGAGCGACAGACCAAGGTCGGGGAGACCTACCTCCTCGGTTTCGACGGCCCGACGTACGGCGCGGTCATGGACTACTGCGAGGTCGAGACGACCCGCCAGAAGATGCAGTGGCTCTATCGGCGCAGGGGCGGCCAGAAGAACGTCGACCTGCTCCAGAAGATGCTTCCGTTGCGGTGGGAGTCGAGTTCGATGCTCGGCTACAAGACCTTCGTCGACTACGTGGTCGAGACGCGTATGGCGAAGAACGCGGCCAACATCCAGAAGTTCTATGCCGATCTGAAGCCGATCGTCCGCAAGAAGGCCCTCGCCGACTTCGCCGAGTTCTCGAACGCCAAGCGCCGCATGACGAAGAACCCCAAGGCGCAGCTCATGCCCTGGGACTACAGTTTCGTCAAGAACGACCTGATGCGCACGAAGTACCAGGTCGACAGCCAAAAGGTCGCCGAGTACTTCCCCATGGAGTCCGTCGTCAAGGGCCTGTTCGACATCACCCAGCGGCTGTACGGCGTCGAGATGGTCGACGTCACGTCCAAGGCCAAGGAACTCGGGATGCCCGTCTGGCATCCGGACGTCAAGCTCTACGAGTTCAAAGACAAATCGAGCGGCGTTCTGATCGGCCGGATGTACACCGACCTCTATCCGCGCGACAACAAGTACTCGCACGCGGCGTGCTGGACCCTGAACGTCCGCCACGACTTTCTCGACGGCAAGCAGTCCGTCCCGCTTTGCGCGCTTGTGTGCAACTTCACCAAGGGCACCAAGGACAAACCCTCGCTCTTGCCCCATGACGAAGTCGAGACGTTCTTCCACGAGTTCGGCCACGGGCTGCACACGTTGTTCAGCGACACCCGCTTCGCACGGTTCGCGGGAACGGGCGTCAGCCGCGACTTCGTCGAAGCTCCGAGCCAGATGATGGAGAACTGGGTGTGGAACCCGACGGTCCTCAAGACGTTCGCCAAGCACTATAAGACGGGCGCGCCGATCCCGAACACGTTGCTCCAAAGCATGAACGCCGCCCACGCCCTGGGCAGCGGGATCGAGACCGAGAGCCAGATCTATCTCGGCGAAATGGACCAGACGTTCCACTTGGCCAAAGACGGCAAGATCGACACGACCAAGGCCGCCTGGGACGTCTACGACAAGGACACGCTCTACAAGCACGTCCCCGGCACGTACTTCCAGGCGTCGTTCGGCCACCTGGTCGGCTACGAAGGCGCCTACTATGGCTACCTTTGGTCGCTCGTCTATGCACAGGACATGTTCCAGCGCTTCGAGCAGCTCGGCGTGCTCGACCCCAAGACGGGCGCGTACTATCGGGACAAGGTGCTCTCCAAGGGCGGCACGAAGGACGAGACCGACCTCCTCAAGGACTATCTCGGCCGCGAGCCGAAGATGGACGCGTTCCTCAAGCACCTCGGCTTGAAGAAGTAG